Proteins encoded within one genomic window of Edaphobacter lichenicola:
- a CDS encoding ribose-phosphate diphosphokinase, with amino-acid sequence MNERNTTAVLSPISEQAEETETSSQPASAPSTQGGHTKGAQGPQGPRVPEPAPEKKRPGRLADDKRIKIFCGSSNKPLAEEICKFVGVPLGETRLQRFSDGEVHFQLLENVRGADVFLVQPTCFPVDQHLVELLIMMDALKRASAGRITVVIPYYGYARQDRKDRPRVAITSKLVADLLTTAGANRALLVDLHAAQIQGFFNIPVDHLFASPVLVSYFRELDLPNLTVVSPDAGGVERARFFAKKLDVPLAIVDKRRTDINVTEVMNVIGDVQGRTCLILDDIIDTAGTLVKTVDALLAEGAEKVYACATHPVLSGPAVERIAASRLEQLIVTNTIPLREDALKVEKIKVLSIAGLLGRAIESIHMETSVSTLFN; translated from the coding sequence GTGAACGAACGAAACACGACTGCGGTTCTTTCCCCTATTTCAGAGCAGGCTGAAGAGACAGAAACAAGCTCTCAGCCTGCGAGCGCGCCTTCTACGCAGGGCGGACATACAAAAGGAGCTCAAGGCCCACAGGGGCCGCGGGTACCAGAACCAGCTCCGGAAAAAAAGCGCCCGGGCCGGTTGGCAGATGACAAGCGCATCAAGATTTTTTGTGGATCGTCCAATAAGCCTTTGGCCGAGGAGATCTGCAAGTTCGTCGGTGTGCCGCTGGGCGAGACCCGGTTGCAGAGATTCTCCGACGGCGAGGTTCACTTTCAGCTGCTCGAGAACGTTCGCGGTGCGGATGTCTTTCTCGTGCAGCCTACGTGTTTCCCGGTCGATCAGCACCTTGTCGAGTTGCTGATCATGATGGATGCGCTCAAGCGCGCCTCAGCCGGACGAATCACGGTTGTCATTCCCTACTATGGCTACGCCCGGCAGGACAGAAAAGACCGTCCGCGCGTTGCCATTACGTCGAAGCTGGTTGCCGATCTTCTGACCACCGCCGGTGCAAACCGCGCTCTGCTCGTCGATCTGCACGCAGCACAGATTCAGGGGTTCTTCAATATTCCGGTGGATCATCTGTTTGCCAGCCCGGTGCTGGTGAGCTACTTCCGGGAGCTTGACCTGCCCAATCTGACGGTGGTTTCGCCGGATGCCGGGGGTGTGGAGCGTGCGCGCTTCTTCGCCAAGAAACTTGATGTACCGTTGGCCATCGTCGACAAGCGGCGGACCGACATTAATGTCACCGAGGTGATGAACGTGATCGGCGATGTACAGGGCCGAACGTGCTTGATCCTCGACGACATCATCGACACCGCCGGAACCCTGGTGAAGACGGTGGATGCGCTGCTGGCCGAGGGCGCGGAAAAAGTTTATGCGTGCGCGACGCATCCGGTGCTCTCGGGCCCGGCGGTCGAGCGTATCGCAGCTTCACGATTGGAGCAGTTGATCGTGACCAATACCATCCCTCTGCGCGAAGACGCGCTGAAGGTGGAGAAGATTAAAGTGCTTTCGATCGCTGGTCTGCTTGGCCGCGCTATCGAGAGTATTCACATGGAGACCAGCGTCAGTACGCTGTTCAACTAA